ATAACCCTGTCCTGTACCAACAAGGAAAGGGTCAAATCTTAGTCAATAGAAAAATACCCAAAACCCAACTTATCATCTTCATTGATAAAGCAACTAGCAGAGATGGTAGAGAAATGTACCTGGGTTAATGGAGATAGAGGGAAAGGCAGGCTTTAAGGAAGGAGAAACGAGGGACCGAGAAGCTAAGATTGCGGTTGAGTTTCCAAGCACGGAAGCCATGGCGCCTGCAAATTTGTTTTTGTCAGTGTTGTGAGACTGTGTGAGTGTCACAGTTTTATGTGATTTGCTTGACTCAGCTCGACATGGTTTCTTATTGGTTTGTTAGGTTGCGGATAAGAAGATAGATTTCATTCTTTCCTTGCCTTTGATTTTTGTCATCTTGTCtcataatcaaatcaaataatattattttaaataaatattggaaaaataaatctatcataataataaaataaaaattgcttTTCCCCCCTAATTCCATCATTTAACTATCTTTACTTCTTTACTTCTTGTTTGCTCAAAAAAACTATCTTTACTTCTtggttcaaaaaaaaaactatcttTACTTCACACATTTAGTTCATAAAAAAGTTTGGCTTTGCACGTTTAATTTAAAGGAATTTTATCTAAGTTTTACACAATAACAGACATCTTATGTTGTacagatttttttattttaaaaatatatatgtgtactaattattatcaaatatgaacattaaaataaaaaattaaaaaattaaaaaatgggccttttttcttttcattcgaGAAGCATGAGAAAAGTTCTGGTGGAAATTTCGCCAAGTGTTTGATATCTTTCGTGGTAGTGCAGCTCATGCAAGTCAGTGAAGGAACGTACGTACTCATCTCTGGCATTGTTTTCGCTCTCCTTGGTCAGCTCTTCAGTTTTTCATAGGGGCTTTTCAATTAGATATCTTCGCTACTGTTAATCCAGTTAATGGTGTGATGGCAAAAGATTTTTGTTGGAttgatgttaaaataaaatctttggTGCTGATGTTTCCTTATccaataattaaatctaaaattaataaatttttgttttgatcacttaactttaaaaatttataaaatgattattaaactattcaaaaattttcatttaagtcattaggtTGTTTAAATCGTTTCCATATCATCATTTCTGCTTGCACTATTTACACTAATTTAAagttcttttttctcttctcttctacaattcaatttatttttcataaaacaattttgaacgTCATGAATCtataaactaaaatctaaacaattttcttcttcaatctttGATATTAACTGTTAGATTGAATTGGATCTAAATGTATATTCTTTTACTTGTTGCTGGGTATTGATCTATCATATTGATCATCGAATCATAGCTTGGTGCTTGCTAGCcaaactttttttgaaaaaaaattaacagcccaatgacttaaataaaatctttggAACAATTCGGTGACTTCATTGAAAACTTTCCAATAGCttagtgaccattttataactttttgaagttgagtgaccaaaacataaaaatactaataatttagtgacctttgctgtaatttacccttaattaaAACGCTCATACCAGGCTCCACCGCACTCCCGCGTCTTCAACTGTCGGAGCTATAGTATATATTCAGAGTACATTTGAACAGAAAGAAAATCCTTTCACCTAAAACCGGCATTTTCTTCGCCAATTTTCTTTCCAGCAAAACAGCCTCGTTTCTCACATTCTCTCACGAATATTGACGACGCAAGTCTGCTCTCTTCCTCTCGCTCGAATTCAAATCCTAAACTATTTAGAACTTACTTTTTTTTAGATCATGTCATTTTCGCTGATCGATTCTTTCGGTGAATTAACTCCTGTTTTTGAATTTGGAACTAGTTTAGGCGTTCAATCAGTTTGGTTTTGTATCTTTTTGTAGTAATACATACTGTTTCTTTGATGTTCATTGTCTCTACATTTTCCTTCTAGTGAATGTGCTTTCAGCTTTCATGTTTCTCTGTGCGGATTTTTCTTTGTTACTAATTTGACCTAGAAATTTTGTCGAACAGGTCAGGTATTTTGAGCTTGATCCTTGATGTTTAACTAATTGCATGTTTCCTAGAAATGCATTTATTCGGTATAGATTGCTCTGTCATGTATTAGATCTCGTGGATGATGTATCTCTCATCTCTGATTTAGTTTGATTTTGGAAGGTTGCATGTTGAAGTTTTAAATACCTTAATAACGAATTATGAAATACTCTATCTGATATAAATTTGCGAAGGAACCTCATAGGGGTAGTCCGTTACtccataaccactaaagcattAGTTTGCGTTATATATCTGATGAGCGAATTGCTACGATTGCATTCCTTTTAAAGTCTAGTTCATTACTCCTGTTGAATGGTAATGTCATTAGCAACATCGTATGATTTGAATGTCATTGATCTGGTTTTCTTGCATCCAACagtttttatgttattgatacTTTACTTACATGTAGCGGAACTAATGTATTGTATCGTCACTTGTTTTTCTTACACTTCACACCTTTGATCCATGAGTATTAGATATGCTGCTGCAGCACCATTTTATTgcttacttgcttttctattgCAATTCATATTGATTTATTGACAGTCTCTTGGATGGATGCAGTTGAGAAAAAGTTTTTATGAATGTTGTGAGCAGATGGCAGAGCCACAGAAAGCAACTTCTTCAGCTGTTGATTCAAAATCAAAGGAGAAAAAATCAATGCTAGGTATTCCTGTGGCATgcaaaaaattaagaaaaatgctTTAGAAAGCTTGAAAAATTTAACAAGAGGCTGTAGCTCTAGTAGATGGGAGCTATGAGTAACCATGGTGATTTCTTAATGAAGACATTATTAGAAACAATGCCcttaaccttttatgattaattgcTCCGGAATCTCCCAAGACTAGAAATAACTAGTCAATCAACCTAAAGTCTAAAGAGGATTCAAAAAGTCATTCTAGTATCACCTTTTTcaataattgaaaagaattatatactGAGATCCTATTTTCCACTTAAAAACAGATGAGGAAATTGGTAAAGATTTCCTTGGCTCCTGGAAATCTATGTCAGTGAAAGATGATGCTTTGGATTTTAGCTTTGAGACAACCACAAAGGGAAAGAATAAGGCGTTTAACTTTGACAAGCTGTAAGTGTTGCCAAATCTTGGAGCGATTATTGTCATCATAAAACTTGTCTCATTATATCACATCAGAACCTAGCACAGTTAGTCTATTCTGCATATCATATGTAGGAATAGTAtactattgtattgtatttcttttattcattacTTCACTTTATGTATTTTGGTGCTTTCTCTGCATGGATGTCATCATTGTGCTTTTTGCAGTAGAAATTATTTCTGTGAGTAGGATGAGTTACTGGATACTCAGGTATGaagataattttcttttcagggATATTGATTTTAATCTGGATGATGATTTTGGCAAGTTTTCATCATTCAAAGTGGACATGCCTGATCTTGACTTCTCATCACCCGCAAAAAAGGATGCAAAAGCAAAGGAAAAATCTAAAGAGGAAACTAACAGTGGGAAGAAACAAGAGAAAAAAGATCGCTTAgctttctcttttaattttaatgagtGAGTGGATAattcttctaattttcaatcatctcatgttttaaaattgtttattggATGCATGAGTCCACTTCACagtcatttttttatttgttagccTGTACATTGGATTTGTTGCAGGttggatgattttgattttgattcagcCCTGAATAAAGGAGAGAAGACTAGTAAGAAAAACCAGGAAAGCAAAGACGCTGAGTGAGTggattattcttttatttttcagttaTCTCATGTTCAATCTTTTGCTTTGAAATTGTTTACTGGACGTGCAAGTCAACTTcacattcattttttatttgttagccTGTATATTGTATCTGTTGCAGGTTGggtgattttgattttgattcaaccCTAAATAAAGGAGAGAAGACTAGTAAGAAAAATAAGGAATGCAAAGCCGCTGAGTGAGTggataattcttttatttttcaatcatctcATCTTCAAGCTTTTGCTTTAAAATTGTTTGCTGGATGCATAACTCAACTtaacattcttttttttttaatttattagccTGTACATTGTATCTGTTGCAGGttggatgattttgattttgattcgacCCTAAATATTGGAGAGAAGACTAGTAAGAAAAACCAGGAAGGTAAAGCCGCTGCTTCTGAGAGTACTGAAGTTTCTAAAATTGACCAAGCACTTGAGGATGATCTCATAACTGAAAGACTTCCAGAATCAAGGGATGCAGCCAATTCGAAGGCTGAGACATCCAAGGGTCGGGTAGAGGCTTGCAAATCCACAGATAACCCTTGTCCCTCAAAAGCTGTTCCTGCACGGGGGCCTGCACCTGAAAAAATGGTTACAGCACAGGGATCAAGAATTTCTCCAGAGACATCACTGGATACCAATGCCGAAGAAACATATAAATCAAGTCCCTCGCCAGAGAGGGAGGTTTCATCAGAACTCTATGATCAGCAGTCCTTACAAAGTTCACCCATGGATTCCCGTAATGTGAACAATTCAAACCCAGAAACAATTTCCGACATGCAGGCAGAAGTTTGTTCTCAGGGAAGAAGAACAAAAACCAGTTCCGCTTCAGAGCAAAATGTCAAAGACAATGTGATAATTAATGAGTCCATTCAGGAAAATTTGCACCGGAAGAACTCATTTCCGCTATCAGAGAGTGACAGAGAAGGAAGAAAAGGAGCAGGTGGCAATATCCCAGCAGAAATAGATGACAGTATATTAGTGCAAGATGATATAGTTCTGAAAGGCATTAACACTGCAGGCTTATCAACAGACAATATTGCAGCCAAGAAGTATATCCAGAATCCAACTCCCAAACTTCCTTCAGTTTCGTTGGACAGGTCAATAATCCACAAGTCTTTTAATAATGTGCCATCCTTTAACTATTGAAATGTTCTAATTAGTGATTTTCTAGATGAACTATGTGAATGAGAGGGATTGCtcatcatgattttaataatatattagtaGTTACATTATTAAAGAGATGAAATATGCATAACTGCATCTTCGACTGTAACTGCTTAAAGTTGCACCAACTGACAAACGCTTGCTTTTTTATGCTAACATGTTCTACTATTAGCTCTGATAATATATTAAACCTGGTATGTGTGTTTAATGTTGCAGCTAACTTTGATTTATTAGATGCAGTGAACCAACAGACACTGAACAGACagctagaaaagaaaaagaagctgGGGCTATTCGCTCAAGGTTTTTCAGAAGACAAGTGGAAAACAGATCTCAATTGCATCAACCATCAGAAATTGGAAAAGAGGTTTCCTCATTTAGTGGGAAAAATAATGGTGGCATGCATTTAAGCCCCGTATATGAGAAAAGGTATGACATGCTTCCTCTAGCAACTCTATTTACTCTTGTTCCAAAGGTAGACAGACTTTTTAGACTCTTTGCATCTTCACCAGGGAGGACTTTGGTGCTAGTGAAGCACAGAGTGTAAGAAAACTGGTTGattattcaaaattaagttcGCAAGAACTGACAAAAAGGAGGTCTGTTTTGCAGCAAAGTGAAAACAATATTGGAAGTTCTAGTGATATCAGGTGAGGCTTTTACAATAGTAAATTTATGTAACAGTATGTGCTAGAATGTGGTTGTTCCTTTGGAGATGTCCTTAGAACTTTTTACTTTAGAGacattaaatatgaaaagttcaCTTCTTAGATGATTTTGTCTATACAATCCTAAACAGGGCCGGTTTTGCTGTTGGTGCTATACAAAATGGTGCCAACAAATTGATCAGTAAATCAAGTTTGCAAGATAAAGCAGCAAGAAAAGGAGACCCTGTCCTTTTAAGAACCGAAAAGAACGCAAGGTGAGTCTTCCATATATGAGcttatatttctaattttctGTCAAGCTCAACTCCAGAAACATTAT
This genomic window from Gossypium raimondii isolate GPD5lz chromosome 10, ASM2569854v1, whole genome shotgun sequence contains:
- the LOC105778715 gene encoding uncharacterized protein At4g18490 encodes the protein MAEPQKATSSAVDSKSKEKKSMLDEEIGKDFLGSWKSMSVKDDALDFSFETTTKGKNKAFNFDKLDIDFNLDDDFGKFSSFKVDMPDLDFSSPAKKDAKAKEKSKEETNSGKKQEKKDRLAFSFNFNELDDFDFDSALNKGEKTSKKNQESKDAELGDFDFDSTLNKGEKTSKKNKECKAAELDDFDFDSTLNIGEKTSKKNQEGKAAASESTEVSKIDQALEDDLITERLPESRDAANSKAETSKGRVEACKSTDNPCPSKAVPARGPAPEKMVTAQGSRISPETSLDTNAEETYKSSPSPEREVSSELYDQQSLQSSPMDSRNVNNSNPETISDMQAEVCSQGRRTKTSSASEQNVKDNVIINESIQENLHRKNSFPLSESDREGRKGAGGNIPAEIDDSILVQDDIVLKGINTAGLSTDNIAAKKYIQNPTPKLPSVSLDRCSEPTDTEQTARKEKEAGAIRSRFFRRQVENRSQLHQPSEIGKEVSSFSGKNNGGMHLSPVYEKREDFGASEAQSVRKLVDYSKLSSQELTKRRSVLQQSENNIGSSSDIRAGFAVGAIQNGANKLISKSSLQDKAARKGDPVLLRTEKNASLQANPPNHTEKTTESSVQKSLNPKLQIPKMHSIQNSMFHSEAHKITKKAPALSCIKSTRSIGPKTDHMSSQKETNSLGNLEQNKDTRGNASNIVLPVGVAETQTPKFPSLKRKTFQVLFLFLILVTSMQNYIFTKNAQ